In Salmo trutta unplaced genomic scaffold, fSalTru1.1, whole genome shotgun sequence, a single genomic region encodes these proteins:
- the LOC115188418 gene encoding leucine-rich repeat-containing protein 17-like: protein MRLISALLLLLLLRSAEPRKGGRNRERGRARGKGRANAVKRQTSECKEYMEAGEKYLDCQDRQLTGVQQHWPEDIHHLLLARNKIQVLRDNTFSQFKNLKSLDLQQNELYMVEEEAFAGLGQLTTLLLQHNKMKTASEEHLLPLPSLRYLRLYDNPWDCWCSLDSLVRTLQVPSNRNLGNYAKCSEPDSLRGQKLKKMRPELLCPEDGEGQQPGQTPQEGQGSLPKPPPIKKYPDANSLCHTYMFPKPMLDCKSKELKNIPSSLPSDIVRMDLSSNSITQLRPKEFVAARDLKLLNLSSNNLDQIDTAAFAGLLYLRELDLSNNSLHYFKYGVLEDLYFLRMLNLGDNPWVCDYNIHYLIYWLKHHPGVAYSGLICTEPQEFRGWPVENYVKTYNGECPKDKDPQPGKGDTGQGQTAQELVAETEEAEMELLPKPLRDPRPKKYEVTRLT from the exons ATGCGGCTGATCAGCGCTctgctgctcctcctgctcctcaggTCCGCTGAGCCCAGGAAGGGTGGACGGAACAGAGAACGGGGCAGGGCCCGGGGTAAAGGCAGGGCCAATGCTGTCAAACGCCAAACCTCTGAATGCAAGGAATACATGGAGGCCGGAGAGAAATACCTGGACTGTCAGGACCGCCAGCTGACCGGGGTGCAACAGCACTGGCCTGAAGACATCCACCACCTCCTGCTGGCCCGCAACAAGATCCAGGTGCTCAGAGACAACACCTTTTCCCAGTTCAAGAACCTAAAGAGTCTGGATCTACAACAGAATGAGCTCTacatggtggaggaggaggcgtTCGCAGGGCTGGGACAGCTCACTACTCTGCTTCTTCAGCACAACAAGATGAAGACAGCTTCTGAGGAGCACCTGCTGCCCTTGCCAAGCCTCCGCTACCTGCGTCTCTATGACAACCCCTGGGACTGCTGGTGCTCGCTGGATAGCCTGGTCAGGACCCTGCAGGTGCCCAGCAACCGTAACCTAGGGAACTATGCCAAGTGTTCGGAGCCGGACTCGCTGAGAGGTCAGAAGCTGAAGAAGATGAGGCCGGAGCTGCTGTGTCCTGAGGATGGGGAGGGCCAGCAGCCAGGGCAGACACCTCAGGAGGGGCAGGGTAGTCTGCCCAAACCACCTCCCATCAAGAAGTACCCTGATGCCAACTCCTTGTGCCACACCTACATGTTCCCCAAACCCATGCTGGACTGCAAGAGCAAAG aacTGAAGAACATCCCCTCAAGTCTCCCGTCAGACATTGTGAGGATGGACTTGTCCAGTAACAGCATCACTCAGCTCCGGCCCAAGGAGTTTGTTGCTGCCAGGGACCTGAAGCTTCTCAACCTCAGCAGTAACAATCTGGATCAGATCGACACTG CTGCGTTTGCGGGGCTCCTGTACCTGCGAGAGCTGGACCTGTCCAACAACAGCCTGCACTACTTCAAGTACGGAGTGTTGGAGGACCTGTACTTCCTCAGGATGCTGAATCTGGGGGATAACCCCTGGGTCTGTGACTACAACATCCACTACCTGATCTACTGGCTGAAGCATCACCCCGGGGTGGCCTACTCTGGCCTAATCTGCACCGAGCCTCAGGAGTTCAGGGGCTGGCCCGTGGAGAATTATGTCAAGACCTACAATGGAGAGTGTCCCAAGGATAAGGATCCACAACCAGGGAAGGGTGATACAGGACAGGGACAGACGGCTCAGGAGCTCGTGGCCGAGACAGAGGAGGCGGAGATGGAGCTGCTGCCGAAGCCTCTGAGAGACCCCAGACCAAAGAAATATGAGGTCACCAGGTTGACTTAA